In Musa acuminata AAA Group cultivar baxijiao chromosome BXJ3-9, Cavendish_Baxijiao_AAA, whole genome shotgun sequence, a single genomic region encodes these proteins:
- the LOC135648573 gene encoding nucleobase-ascorbate transporter 6-like, whose translation MAGAAAPPKQDELVPHPVKDQLPNVSFCINSPPPWPEAILLGFQHYLVMLGTTVIIPTALVPQMGGGNDEKARVIQTLLFVAGINTLLQTYFGTCLPAVMGGSYTFVVPTISIILAGRYSNIVDPHEKFLHIMRGTQGALIVASTLPIIVGFSGLWRNITRFLSPLSAVPLVALAGFGLYELGFPGVAKCIEIGLPVIILLVIFSQYIPHAVHSERPVFDRFAVIFSIAIVWVYAYFLTIGGAYRHSPQKTQLHCRTDRSGLVGGAPWIRVPYPFQWGAPTFDAGEAFAMMAASLVALVESTGTFIAVARYASATPVPPSVLSRGIGWQGIGILLDGLFGTANGSSVSVENAGLLALTRVGSRRVVQISAGFMIFFSILGKFGAVFASIPAPIFAALYCLFFAYVGAAGVSFLQFCNLNSFRTKFILGFSVFMGLSVPQYFNEYTSVAGYGPVHTGARWFNDIINVIFSSKPFVAGFVAFFLDNTLHRNDSTVRKDRGYHWWQKFRSFKGDSRSDEFYRLPFNLNKFFPSV comes from the exons ATGGCCGGAGCCGCGGCGCCGCCGAAGCAGGACGAGTTGGTGCCGCATCCCGTAAAGGATCAGTTGCCCAATGTTTCCTTCTGCATCAATAGTCCTCCTCCTTGGC CTGAGGCCATTCTTCTTGGTTTCCAACATTACCTGGTTATGCTGGGAACCACTGTTATTATCCCCACTGCACTTGTTCCTCAAATGGGGGGAGGAAAT GATGAGAAAGCCAGGGTAATCCAGACACTGTTGTTTGTGGCTGGTATTAACACCCTTCTCCAGACCTACTTCGGTACTTGTTTGCCGGCTGTGATGGGCGGGTCGTATACCTTTGTAGTGCCTACCATATCTATCATCTTGGCTGGGCGTTACAGCAATATCGTGGATCCTCATGAG AAATTCTTGCATATCATGCGTGGAACCCAGGGTGCACTAATCGTAGCTTCAACGCTTCCAATTATTGTCGGTTTTAGTGGTCTTTGGCGTAATATAACTAG ATTCTTAAGTCCGTTGTCAGCAGTTCCTCTGGTTGCACTAGCTGGGTTTGGGCTCTATGAGCTTGGATTCCCTGGG GTTGCCAAATGTATTGAGATTGGGCTACCAGTGATTATTCTATTAGTAATATTTTCGCAG TACATTCCTCATGCTGTACACTCGGAGAGGCCTGTCTTTGATAGATTTGCTGTCATATTTTCAATTGCAATTGTGTGGGTTTATGCATACTTCCTCACAATTGGGGGGGCATATAGGCATTCTCCACAAAAGACGCAATTGCATTGCCGTACTGATCGTTCTGGACTTGTCGGTGGTGCTCCCTG GATACGAGTTCCATACCCTTTTCAATGGGGTGCACCAACTTTTGATGCTGGTGAAGCTTTTGCAATGATGGCAGCTTCACTTGTGGCCCTTGTAGAG TCTACTGGTACTTTTATTGCTGTTGCAAGATATGCAAGTGCAACGCCAGTGCCTCCCTCAGTTCTCAGTCGAGGTATTGGTTGGCAG GGTATTGGTATCTTGTTGGATGGATTATTTGGAACTGCAAATGGTTCATCAGTATCAGT TGAAAATGCTGGTTTGCTGGCTTTGACACGTGTTGGCAGCCGGAGAGTCGTGCAAATATCTGCAGGATTCATGATTTTCTTTTCCATTCTTG GGAAATTTGGAGCGGTCTTTGCATCCATTCCTGCTCCAATTTTTGCAGCCCTTTACTGTCTTTTCTTTGCATATGTTG GTGCTGCTGGTGTTAGTTTCCTGCAGTTCTGTAATCTTAACAGCTTccgtaccaaattcatcttgggaTTCTCTGTTTTCATGGGTTTGTCAGTTCCACAGTACTTCAATGAATACACTTCGGTTGCCGGTTATGGTCCAGTTCACACTGGAGCAAGATGG TTCAATGATATCATTAATGTGATATTCTCTTCGAAGCCATTTGTCGCGGGCTTTGTGGCATTTTTCCTGGACAATACTCTCCATAGGAATGACAGTACTGTAAGGAAAGACAGGGGCTATCATTGGTGGCAAAAGTTCCGATCCTTCAAGGGCGATTCGAGAAGTGATGAATTCTACCGATTACCCTTCAATCTCAATAAGTTCTTTCCCTCAGTATGA